The following coding sequences are from one Phycisphaeraceae bacterium window:
- the nadA gene encoding quinolinate synthase NadA: MLWQPSLADEYVSASEDELARRITARRRELGSCVVILGHHYQTDEVIRHADFTGDSLKLSQLAARKVTEQGAGYVVFCGVHFMAETADMLTPDGVRVILPDLSAGCSMADMADYDDAVEAWDAIHAALKDEGWNGRVIPVTYINSTAAIKAFVGRNGGAVCTSSNARLVFDWAMTGGTVPKKKGEQIKVLFLPDQHLGRNTAAAAGLDVEKKTCLYDPRATRQGKALGGATAKQLERSAVILWAGHCSVHKLFRPEHCDEIAALNAGRAAGERTRILVHPECSKEVVDKADLAGSTEFIIRTISEAQPGSRWAVGTEVHLVNRLARDAAKRGVHVRILSDCQCLCTTMYRIDQAHLCWVLDNLARGKVVNTVSVHAEARKHALEAVDRMLRLAPAGAAPAAKAPALVD, translated from the coding sequence ATGCTGTGGCAGCCGTCGCTTGCTGACGAGTACGTGTCCGCTTCCGAAGACGAACTCGCCCGCCGCATCACCGCCCGACGGAGGGAACTCGGCTCCTGCGTCGTGATCCTCGGGCACCACTACCAGACCGACGAGGTCATCCGGCACGCCGACTTCACCGGCGATTCGCTCAAGCTCTCTCAGCTCGCGGCAAGGAAGGTGACCGAGCAGGGCGCCGGGTACGTCGTCTTCTGCGGCGTTCACTTCATGGCCGAGACCGCCGACATGCTCACGCCCGACGGCGTGCGCGTGATCCTGCCGGACCTCTCCGCCGGCTGCTCCATGGCCGACATGGCCGACTACGACGACGCCGTGGAGGCGTGGGACGCGATCCACGCCGCGCTCAAGGACGAGGGCTGGAACGGACGGGTCATCCCCGTGACGTACATCAACTCCACCGCCGCGATCAAGGCGTTCGTGGGCCGCAACGGCGGCGCGGTGTGCACCTCCTCCAACGCGCGACTGGTCTTCGACTGGGCGATGACCGGCGGCACGGTCCCGAAGAAGAAGGGCGAGCAGATCAAGGTGCTGTTCCTCCCCGACCAGCACCTGGGCCGCAACACCGCCGCGGCCGCGGGGCTGGACGTCGAGAAGAAGACGTGCCTCTATGACCCGCGCGCCACCCGGCAGGGGAAGGCCCTCGGCGGCGCGACCGCGAAGCAACTCGAGCGGTCGGCCGTCATCCTCTGGGCCGGTCACTGCTCGGTCCACAAGCTCTTCCGCCCGGAGCACTGCGACGAGATCGCGGCGCTCAACGCCGGCCGCGCCGCCGGCGAACGCACCCGCATCCTTGTGCACCCCGAGTGCAGCAAGGAGGTGGTCGACAAGGCGGACCTCGCCGGGTCGACCGAGTTCATCATCAGGACGATCTCCGAGGCCCAGCCCGGCTCGCGCTGGGCCGTCGGCACCGAGGTGCACCTGGTCAACCGCCTGGCCCGCGACGCGGCGAAGCGGGGCGTGCACGTCCGCATCCTCTCCGATTGCCAGTGCCTGTGCACCACCATGTACCGCATCGACCAGGCCCACCTCTGCTGGGTCCTCGACAACCTGGCCCGGGGCAAGGTCGTCAACACCGTCTCCGTCCACGCCGAGGCCCGAAAGCACGCGCTGGAGGCCGTCGACCGGATGCTTCGCCTCGCACCCGCGGGCGCTGCGCCGGCGGCCAAAGCGCCCGCGCTGGTGGACTAG
- a CDS encoding HU family DNA-binding protein translates to MATITKKDLIDRISAATGQKRAIVKETVQKFLEQVMIELGKGNRLEFRDFGVFEIKRRAPRTAQNPKTLERVEVPAKTTVKFKVGRLMKQGLDHPDTLVAALAAIAAGEHDDEPGAHAGSNGRARR, encoded by the coding sequence ATGGCGACCATCACCAAAAAAGACCTGATCGACCGGATCTCCGCGGCCACCGGCCAGAAGCGGGCGATTGTGAAGGAGACGGTCCAGAAGTTCCTCGAGCAGGTCATGATCGAGTTGGGCAAGGGCAACCGGCTCGAGTTCCGCGACTTCGGGGTCTTCGAGATCAAACGCCGGGCCCCGCGCACCGCGCAGAACCCCAAGACCCTGGAACGGGTCGAGGTCCCCGCGAAGACCACGGTGAAGTTCAAGGTCGGCCGCCTGATGAAGCAGGGGCTGGACCACCCCGACACGCTGGTTGCCGCCCTTGCCGCGATCGCCGCGGGCGAGCACGATGACGAGCCCGGCGCCCACGCCGGGTCCAACGGCCGGGCCCGGCGCTAG
- the arfB gene encoding aminoacyl-tRNA hydrolase yields the protein MHEQGADQPSAPGSGVTLAPGVSVPGDAVRFAFSRSGGPGGQNVNKVATKAELRIALGVLSISPSARHRLIALAGRRLTDAGDLVIVSESERSQGRNRDECLSKLRDLLVRAMAEPKVRRRTRPTKGSKERRLREKKARGEIKKRRQGG from the coding sequence GTGCACGAACAGGGAGCCGATCAGCCGAGCGCTCCCGGATCGGGCGTCACGCTCGCGCCGGGGGTGAGCGTCCCGGGCGACGCCGTGCGGTTCGCCTTCTCGCGCAGCGGCGGGCCTGGCGGACAGAACGTCAACAAAGTCGCGACCAAGGCGGAACTGCGCATCGCGTTGGGCGTGCTGTCGATCTCTCCATCGGCCCGGCACCGCCTGATCGCGCTCGCGGGCCGCCGCCTGACCGATGCGGGCGACCTGGTGATCGTCAGCGAGAGCGAGCGGAGCCAGGGGCGCAACCGCGATGAGTGCCTGTCGAAACTCCGCGACCTGCTGGTCCGCGCCATGGCCGAGCCCAAGGTGCGCCGCCGCACCCGGCCGACCAAGGGCTCCAAGGAGCGGCGTCTGCGCGAGAAGAAGGCGCGGGGGGAGATCAAGAAGAGAAGACAGGGGGGGTAG
- a CDS encoding transposase: MADHVHLLVSLAKTVALSDLMLNIKRDSSRWLHRRPECAGFAWQSGYFAFSIGESGVEALKAYIAGQRAHHAGVDFKDEVRAFLRKYGVQWDDRLAWE, encoded by the coding sequence GTGGCGGACCACGTTCACCTGCTGGTGAGCCTCGCGAAGACCGTTGCCCTGTCGGACCTGATGCTCAACATCAAGCGAGATTCCTCGCGGTGGCTGCACCGTCGCCCGGAGTGCGCGGGCTTCGCGTGGCAATCGGGGTACTTTGCGTTTTCGATCGGAGAGTCCGGCGTGGAGGCGCTCAAGGCGTACATCGCGGGCCAGAGGGCCCACCATGCCGGCGTCGATTTCAAAGATGAAGTCCGCGCGTTCCTCCGCAAGTATGGGGTGCAATGGGACGATCGCTTGGCGTGGGAGTAG
- a CDS encoding glycosyltransferase has product MNRTDANAANPAIAAPAATAVGRGPPVPSLVSFIIPAHNEARFLAGTLAAISEAARACGVDFETIVVDDDSTDATASIARSHDATVVGVKLRQIARVRNAGAAAARGGTLVFVDADTRINEAVLRAALAALAGGAVGGGAVVRMDTSLGLAARCFMGAWNLIARFRSIAAGCFVYARREEFEAVGGFAHDLFASEEVEFSAAMRRRGRFVVVPHAVVTSARKLESHSMLEMVGLLGRYMVRGRKMLTTREGLDIWYGERAR; this is encoded by the coding sequence ATGAACAGGACCGATGCGAACGCCGCCAACCCCGCGATCGCTGCTCCCGCAGCGACGGCTGTCGGTCGCGGCCCGCCCGTCCCGTCCCTTGTCTCGTTCATCATCCCCGCGCACAACGAGGCGCGGTTCCTGGCGGGCACGCTCGCGGCCATCAGCGAGGCGGCTCGGGCCTGCGGCGTGGATTTCGAGACCATCGTCGTCGACGACGACTCCACCGACGCCACCGCATCGATCGCACGCTCGCACGACGCGACCGTTGTCGGCGTGAAACTCCGGCAAATCGCCCGCGTCCGCAACGCCGGCGCCGCGGCGGCCCGGGGCGGAACACTGGTCTTCGTCGACGCCGACACACGGATCAACGAGGCGGTGCTGCGGGCCGCGCTCGCGGCGCTCGCGGGCGGGGCCGTGGGCGGGGGCGCGGTGGTGCGGATGGACACCAGCCTGGGTCTGGCGGCGCGGTGCTTCATGGGGGCGTGGAACCTGATCGCCAGGTTCCGCTCGATCGCCGCGGGGTGCTTCGTGTACGCCCGCCGCGAGGAGTTCGAGGCGGTCGGCGGCTTCGCCCACGACCTGTTCGCCAGTGAAGAGGTGGAGTTCAGCGCCGCAATGCGGCGGCGGGGGCGCTTCGTGGTCGTCCCCCACGCCGTGGTGACCTCGGCCCGCAAGCTCGAGTCCCACTCGATGCTGGAGATGGTCGGGCTGCTCGGGCGCTACATGGTTCGCGGCCGGAAGATGCTGACCACCCGCGAGGGGCTGGATATCTGGTACGGCGAGCGGGCGAGGTAA